In one Xyrauchen texanus isolate HMW12.3.18 chromosome 18, RBS_HiC_50CHRs, whole genome shotgun sequence genomic region, the following are encoded:
- the LOC127658703 gene encoding uncharacterized protein LOC127658703 produces the protein MSLLVDLRFVDNGFMIVLFLLLICRFVTPHQHDGLWDFLRKRGVAEQNINQMQQDMIDTSLIREIEDAYLARYIPVYGDRITTRQYCLDKQKREEDNSSKMSLLEKLRKRIRTSTSSHSENSEQEPWTARKVRADPSKNALKTSRKIELGWIHEGKQVRKRSGGGTRVLDVTKDSSKKDLMSHAKELFFPHGESKKGKWEDFMHNVYDFKETELDETTTVGELYTMSKCGILRFYLRTKCCKVESDTEEDNKMDRHGDTKGGQQRQTDYSDQHQEKPVLNESETEPLSTAEDCNHGSSSAHSAVVDLIGLMIQRFS, from the exons ATGTCTTTGCTCGTAGATTTAAGGTTTGTAGATAACGGTTTTATGATTGtgctttttttgttattaatttgtCGATTTGTTACACCACACCAACATGATGGTCTGTGGGATTTTCTCCGAAAGCGAGGTGTTGCTGAACAAAACATCAACCAGATGCAACAAGACATG ATCGACACATCACTTATCAGAGAAATAGAGGACGCCTACCTTGCACGCTATATACCAGTGTATGGGGACAGGATTACTACGAGGCAATACTGCCTGGACAAACAAAAACGAGAAGAAGACAACAGCTCAAAGATGTCCCTTCTTGAAAAACTGCGAAAGAGAATAAGGACATCAACATCAAGCCATAGTGAGAATTCTGAACAGGAACCTTGGACCGCAAGAAAAGTAAGAGCTGATCCATCAAAAAATGCTTTGAAGACTTCAAGGAAAATTGAGTTGGGGTGGATCCATGAGGGAAAACAAGTGAGGAAGCGTTCTGGTGGGGGCACCAGGGTACTTGACGTAACCAAGGATTCATCCAAAAAAGACCTTATGTCTCATGCAAAAGAACTGTTTTTTCCACATGGTGAATCAAAAAAAGGAAAATGGGAAGACTTCATGCACAATGTTTATGACTTTAAGGAAACAGAACTTGATGAGACCACTACTGTTGGTGAGTTGTACACAATGTCAAAATGTGGGATTTTGCGTTTTTACCTAAGAACAAAATGCTGCAAAGTAGAATCTGACACAGAGGAGGACAACAAGATGGACAGACATGGTGACACTAAAGGAGGGcagcagagacagacagattattCTGATCAGCACCAGGAGAAGCCAGTTTTAAATGAATCAGAGACCGAACCATTGAGTACAGCTGAAGACTGTAATCATGGGAGCTCCAGCGCCCATTCAGCTGTTGTGGACCTAATTGGTCTCATGATTCAGAGGTTTTCATAG